The window TCTGCGGAAGGCTGCACCGGCTGCGCCCGCAACTGCCATTTCACGCTGAGCGAGCATGTCCGACCGATGCAGGCTTGTCCGGAGCGGGCGGCGGCGCTGTCTGCGCGGGTCGCTGCGCTCATCCGCCTGCGCCGCAGCGAACGGGCCAGCCGCAAGCTGGCGATCGTGCTGTTCAACTTTCCACCCAATGCCGGGGCAACCGGATCGGCCGCGCATCTGGCCGTGTTCGAATCCCTGCACGCGACGCTTCGCCGCCTGTCGGCCGAGGGATATTCGGTGGACGTGCCGGACAGCGTGGATGCCCTGCGCGCCGCAATCACCGTTGGCAATGCTGCGCAGCATGGCGCGGACGCCAATGTCGCCGCCCGGATTTCCGCCGACGATCATGTCCGGCGCGAGCCGCATCTTGCCGCGATCGAGGCGCAATGGGGCCCCGCCCCCGGCCGCCAGCAAAGCGATGGTCAGTCCATCCATGTCCTGGGCGCACAGTTCGGCAATGTACTGGTCGGGGTGCAGCCCGCCTTTGGCTATGAAGGCGATCCGATGCGCCTGATGTTCGAGGGCGATTTCGCCCCGACCCATGCCTTTTCCGCTTTTTACCGGTATCTGCGCGACGATTTCGGTGCCCATGCCGTGCTGCATTTCGGCACGCACGGCGCGCTGGAATTCATGCCGGGCAAGCAGTCGGGCCTGAGCGGCGATTGCTGGCCCGACCGGCTGATCGGCGCGATGCCGAACTATTATCTCTATGCCTCGAACAACCCGTCGGAAGGGATGATTGCCAAGCGCCGGTCCGGTGCGACGCTGATCAGTTATCTGACCCCGCCGCTGGCCGAAGCAGGGCTGTATCAGGGGCTTGGCGACCTGAAGGCGCTGCTCGACCGCTATCGCTCGGTGCAGGACGATGGCGATGAGCGCCGCGACCTTGAACAGATGATCCGCGATCAGTGCGCGGTCCTGGACCTTGAGGCTGGCGACCTCGCCGACCTGCCCGGGCGGCTGTACGAGATGGAACGCGCGCTGATCCCGCACGGGCTGCACGTGTTCGGCGCCGCGATGGACGCCCCCCAGCGTCAGTCGATGATCGATGCCATCGCCGGTGCGTCCCCGGACATGGACCCGGCCGATCTGGGCGCGCGGATCGACGCCAATGACGAACTGGGCGCGCTGATCCACGCGCTGGATGGCGGCTATGTCCGCCCCGCGCCCGGCGGCGACCTGGTCCGCAATGCCGAAGTGCTGCCCACGGGGCGCAATATTCACGGCTTTGACCCCTTCCGCATCCCCGGCAGCTACGCCTGTGCACAGGGGCGGGATCAGGCGGATCAGCTGATCGCGCGGCATCTGGCGGATGGCGGACGGCTGCCCGAAAGCATCGCCATGGTGCTATGGGGCACCGACAATCTGAAAAGCGAAGGGACGCAGATCGCCCAGGCGATGGCGCTGATCGGGGCGCGGCCGCGGTTCGACGATTATGGCCGGCTGGCGGGCGCGGAGCTGATCCCGCTGGAGGCGCTGGGCCGTCCGCGCATCGATGTGGTCATCACCCTGTCCGGCATTTTCCGCGACCTGTTGCCACTTCAGACCCGCATGATCGCAGAGGCAAGCTGGCTGGCGGCGATGGCGGACGAGCCGGTCGAGATGAACTTTGTGCGCAAGCACAGCCTGGCGCATCAGGCATCGCTTGGCTGCGACATGGAAACGGCGGCGCTGCGCGTCTTTTCCAACCGTCAGGGGGCCTATGGCGCGAACGTCAATCAGATGATCGACGGCGGTGCATGGACCGATCCCGAAGAGCTGGCCGACATGTTCGAACAGCACAAGGGCTATGCCTATGGCCGCAAGGGTGCGCCGGTGCAGCATCGCAAGCTGTTCGAAAGCGAGCTGGCCGGCGTCGATCTGACGTATCAGAATCTGGAATCGGTCGAGCTGGGCGTCACTGACATCGACCAGTATGTCGACGGCCTGGGCGGCATGAGCCGCGCGGTGGATCGCGCCCGTGGCAGCGCCGCGCCGGTCTATATCGTCGATGCGACGCAGGGCCCGGCAAAGGTGCGCACGCTGGGCGAACAGATCGACCTGGAGGCACGCACCCGCATCCTCAATCCCAAATGGTATGAAGGGATGCTGCAGCACGGGTTCGAGGGGGTGCGCCAGATCGAGGCGCATGTAACGACCGCCATGGGCTGGTCCGCCACGACCGGACAGGTCAGCCCCTGGGTCTATCAGAAGATCAGCGAAACCTTTGTCCTGGACGCCGAAATGCGCGCCCGCCTGTCCGCGCTGAATGCCAAGGCGTCGGCGCGTGTGGCCGACCGGCTGCTGGAGGCGTGCGAGCGGCAGTTGTGGACGCCGGATGCGTCCACCCTCGCGGCGCTGAAGGCGGCGAGCGACGATCTTGAGGATCGGCTGGAAGGGCTGATCGCGGCAGAATGATGGGAACCATGCAATGACACTCAACCTTCTCGATACCCAAGGCGCACCGCCCGATGGCGAGGGCAGCGTGCAGGTTGCGCTGGACCCGCGCGACGAAATCCGGGGGGCAAAGGTCTTTGCCGTTTATGGCAAGGGCGGGATCGGCAAATCGACCACCTCGTCCAACCTGTCGGCCGCCTTTTCAAAGCTGGGCCACCGGGTGCTGCAGATCGGCTGCGATCCAAAGCATGACAGCACCTTTACCCTGACCGGGCGGATGGTGCCGACCGTCATCGACATCCTGGAAACCGTCGACTTCCATGCCGAGGAGCTTCGGGTCGAGGATTTCATGTTCCCCGGCTATAACGGCGTGATGTGCGTCGAGGCCGGCGGGCCGCCCGCGGGCACCGGCTGCGGCGGATATGTGGTGGGCCAGACGGTCAAGCTGCTGAAACAGCATCACCTGCTCGACGATACCGATGTCGTTATTTTCGACGTGCTGGGCGATGTGGTGTGCGGCGGTTTTGCCGCCCCGCTGCAACATGCCGATCAGGCGATCGTCGTCGCCGCCAATGATTTCGACAGCATCTTTGCCATGAACCGCATCATGGCGGCCATCAATGCAAAGGCCAAGAACTACAAGGTCCGGCTGGCCGGCATGGTCGCCAACCGGTCGGCCGCGACGGACGAAATCGACCGGTTCGGCGCGGAAACCGGGATGCGGCGGCTTGCCCATTTCGGCGATGTCGATGCGATCCGCCGGTCGCGGCTGAAGAAGTGCACGCTGTTCGAAATGCCGGACAGCCCGGAAGTCGTTGCCGCGCGCGAGGAATATCTGAACCTTGCCCGCACCTTGTGGGCCGGGGTGGATCCTGTGGACGCGCGGCCGATGAAGGACCGGGAAATCTTCGACTTTCTGGGGTTCGAATGATGGACGCCGGCATCGCATCCACCCGATATCAGGAAAGCCGGCAACGGCTGGAAACCTATTTCGACCGGACCGCGCGCAAAGCGTGGGAGGATCTGACGTCCGACGTGCCGGTCAGCGGCATCCGCGCCACCGTGCGCGCCGGGCGGGATGCGATGCGCGACCTGTTGCTGTCGGCCCTGCCCGCCGACATGCATGGCCAGCGGCTGCTGGATGCCGGATGCGGCACGGGCGCGCTGGCGATCGAGGCTGCACGCCGCGGGGCACAGGTGGTGGCGATCGATGTGTCGCAGGGCCTGATCGCCGTGGCGCGCGAACGCGCGGGGCGCGACCTGTCGATCGACTGGCGCGTCGGTGACATGCGCAGCAACACGCTGGGCCTGTTCGATCATGTCGTGGCGATGGATTCGCTGATCCATTACGACCGGGCCGACCTGATCGGTGTGCTGAAGGCATGGGCGCAGCGCACCGGGCACATCGCCTATACCTTTGCCCCCGCAACGCCGTTGCTGCGTGCCATGCACATCGCCGGAAAGGCATTTCCGCGCAGCGACCGCTCGCCCGCAATCCGGCCGGTCAGCGCAGGGCGGCTGACGGCGGACATTGCCGGCAATCTGCCCGGATGGCGCATCGATTTCTGCGAGCGCGTCTCCAGCGGGTTCTACAAGTCCCAGGCGATGGGGATCAGCAGCTGATGCAGCCGGCGGACCGCCCCTCCTCCTCTTCTTCTGCGTGGCAGGCCGTCGCGATGCGGTTCCTGCCGTTCGCCGATGCCGCCAGCACGGATCTGCCGCTGGGCCGCCTGTTGCGGCTGGCGCTGTTTCAGGTGAGCGTGGGGATTGCCGCCGTCCTGTTGAACGGCACGCTGAACCGCGTGCTGATCGTCGAACTGAACGCGCCTGCATGGATGGTGGCGCTGATGATCGCCATTCCGCTGGCCATCGCCCCGTTCCGCGCGCTGATCGGCCACCGGTCGGACACCCACCGCTCGGTGCTGGGCTGGCGCCGGGTGCCCTATATCTGGTTCGGGTCGCTGGCGCAGTTCGGCGGGCTGGCCATCATGCCGTTTGCGCTGATCCTGCTGACCCGCCCCGACACCTTTGCAATGGGCGTTGCGGCCTCGTGCCTGTCGTTCCTGCTGACCGGCGGGGGCATGCACGTCACCCAGACGGCGGGCCTGGCACTCGCCACCGATATCGCGCCAGAGGATACCCGGCCGCGCGTCGTCGCCCTGCTCTATGTCATGCTGCTGGTCGGCATGATGCTGGCGTCGTTCGCCATCGGCAACATCCTGCTCGACTTTACCGCGACCAAGCTGATCCAGGTGGTGCAGGGCGCGGCGTTGCTGACGATTGTGATGAACATCATCGCGTTGTGGAAGCAGGAAGCACGGCGGCGCGTCGCTGCGGCACCGGTCGAGGCGCAGCCGGCATTTTCCGCGCTTTGGGCCAGTTTCGTTGCTCAGCCCAGCGCCGCACGGCTGCTGGCCGCGATCGGCGTCGGGGCGATGGCCTTTTCCATGCAGGATGCGCTGCTGGAGCCTTATGGCGGCGAAATCCTGTCCATGTCGGTGGGCGCGACGACCGCGCTGACCGGGGCATGGGCGTTGGGCGCGCTGATCGCCTTTGCCCATAGCGGGCGGCGGCTGGCGCACGGCGCCGATCCGCTCCGCCTTTCAGGGCTTGGCGCGGTCATCGGCATCTGCGCCTTTCTGATGGCGATCTTTGCCGCACCGTTTCATTCCGTGCCGCTGCTGTTCGCTGGCGCCGCCGCCATCGGATTTGGCAACGGCCTGTTTTCCGTCGGCACGATGATCGCCGCGATGGCGCTGGCCCGCAATCACGCCGCTGGCCTTGCGCTGGGCGCATGGGGCGCGGTGCAGGCAAGCGGAGCCGGTCTGGGCGTCGCGCTGGGCGGGGCCATTCGCGATGGCGTGGCCATGCTGGCGCTGCACGATGTGCTGGGCACGACCCTGGCCGACCGCGCGACGGGGTTCGGCACGGTTTATCTGATCGAGATCGCCTTGTTGCTGCTCGCGCTGGTCGTGCTGGGGCCAGTGGTCGGCGTGGGCCGCGATCTTGGAGTGACGCGTGAACGCTTTGGTTTGAGCGAGTTTCCGACCTGAGGGCCGGCAGGAGGTGGATGATGGACGATATTAAGCTTGTGGGCACACTCGATGTGACCGAACTGGTGTTTCTGACCTTTGTTTTGTTCTTCTTCGGACTGGTGGTGTATCTGCGCCGCGAGGACCGGCGCGAGGGCTATCCGCTGGAGGACGAAACCACCGGCCGTCTGGACACGCCGGGCGGCGTGCTGCTGGATGCGGGGCCGAAGACGTTCCTGATGCCGCACGGTCGCGGCATCGTCAGCACCCCCACCAAGGGCCGCGAGCGCGTCGAATTGCCCGCCACGCGGACGTTCCGCGCGGCCGGTGCGCCCTATGTCCCCACCGGCAATCCGCTGGTCGACGGCCTTGGCCCGGCGGCCTGGGCCGACCGCGCCAATCACCCCGATCTGGATGCCGAAGGGCATAACCGCATCGTGCCGATCGCACTGGCCCCGCACATCACGATCAACCCGCGCGATCCCGATCCGCGGGGCTACAGCGTGATCGCGGCGGACGGTCAGGTGGCCGGCAAGATCAGCGACATCTGGGTCGACCGGGCCGAACACGTCATCCGGTATCTTGAGGTCGACACCGGCTCTGCCAAGGTACTGGCGCCGATGGGCACCGCCGCCGTTCAGGCGCGCAGAAGCCTGGTGGTGATCGACGCGATCAACGCCGCCGACTTTGCCGGCGTGCCCGGCCTGGCCGCACCGGACCGCATCACCTTTTACGAGGAAGAGCGGGTCATGGCCTATTATGGCGGCGGCTATCTCTATGCCAACGCCGCTCGTCAGGATCCGCTGATATGAGCGAATATGAGCATGAGCCGATCCCCGGCCTGCCCGGGGTTCCGCCGGAGGGCGAGCGCATCCTGTGGCAGGGTTCGCCGGATTTCCGGCACATGGTCGCCAATGCGTGGCACATCCGGCTGACCCTGCTCTATTTCGCCGCGATCATCGCCTGGCTGGTGGTGCGCGGCGATGGCGGCGCGGCACTGGTCGTGGCGGCGATGGGCGTCGTTGCAATCGCCCTGTTCATTGCCTTTGCCTGGGCAGCGGCGCGCACCAGCATCTATACGCTGACCAACCAGCGGCTGGTGCTGCGCATCGGGGTTGCCCTGAACAAATGCGTCAACCTGCCGCTGAGCCAGATCGAATCCGCTGATCTGAAGGCGATGGGCGGCGGGCATGGCAGCATCGTCCTGTCGCTGAAGGGCGCGCCGCGGCTTGGCTATCCGATGCTGTGGCCGCACGCCCGCTCGCTGCGCATCGTCCGGCCCCAGCCGATGCTGCGTGCGATCCCGGACGCTGCCGGCGTGGCCCGCACTCTGTTCCGCGCCGTTCAGCAGATTCAGCCTGTGACAGTGAAGGACGCATCCAACACGCCGGTCGCCACCGGCCCCTATGCCGGAGCCGGCGCATGAGCCATTCGCACCCCCATCATGATCCAACCGTCCCGCCCCGGGCGCTGATCGGGGCGGGGGTGCTGATTGCCACGGCACTGGCGCTGACCGGGGCAACCAGCTTTGGCCTGATCCCGCGCGCCGCCGATCCGGTGGCCGAACGGACCCGCGATCAGGTCGCCCCGGCGCAGCAGCGGGACCTGCGTTTCGCCGACCGGGCCGATGGCGCGGTGATCGTCAGCGATGCAGTGACCGGCGAACAGATCACGGTCATCCCCAGCGGTCAGGGCGGTTTCGTGCGCGCCCAGATGCGTCGGCTGGCCAAGGCGCGGATGGCCGCCGGCATCGGTTCGGAGCCGCCCTTTCGCCTGACGCGATGGGCGAACGGCGCGCTGTCGCTGGTCGATCCTCAGACCGGTAAGGATGCCGAACTGCACGGCTTTGGCCCCGACCACAGCCGCACCTTTGCCAACATGCTGCCGGGAACGGGCGCATGATCGCGCTGTTTTCGCCGCCCCCGTTCGACACCCAGTGCCGGATCGAGGTGGAGCAGAGCCCCGAGCATTTCCATGCCCATGTCGAACTGGACGGCGATATCGACATCCGGCCCGGCGACCGGGTGCGCGTGCATGGCGCGCCGATCATGGTCGGGTTTGGCGAACGCCGCGTGTTCGAACGCCGCGCCACGGTTCAGCCCGCTGGCCTGATCCGCCGCGCCTGGACCCGCTTTGCCAGCAATTTCGAGATCACCGAGCTGTATGAAGTCAGCTTTACGCCTGGGAGGCTAGGATGAACGCGCCTGCACGGATCGATGCATCGCTGGCTGCCCAGCATGACACGATGGAAATCGCACGCCAGGAAACGGTGCTGTCGCCGCGGTTCTACACCACCGATTACGAAGCGATGGACCGCATCGACGTGTCCCCCGTCCGCGCCGAATGGGAGGCGCTGATGACGGAGATGGAGGACGATCACAATAAGCGGCATTTCCGCAAGACGGACGCCTTTGACGGGGTGATCGAGGGGCTGGAACCGGCGCTGCAGGCCGAGTTCATCGATTTCCTGGCCAGTTCGCTGACGTCCGAATTTTCAGGCTGCATCCTGTATGCCGAAATCGCCAAGCGGACGAAGAATCCCGACATGAAGCGGATCTTCAAGCTGCTGGCGCGCGATGAAAGCCGTCATGCGGGCTTCATCAACGAAACGCTGAAGGGCGCCGGGATCGGCATCGACCTCAGCTTTCTGACCAAGACCAAGAAATACACCTTCTTCAAACCGAAGTTCATTTTCTATGCCGTCTATCTGTCGGAAAAGATCGGATATGCGCGGTACATCACCATCTACCGCCATCTGGCGCGCAATCCGCAGAACAAGTTTCACCCGATTTTCGACTGGTTCCACGACTGGTGCAATGACGAGTTCCGTCATGGCGAGGCGTTCGCGATGATGCTGCGGGCCGATCCCAAGCTGCTGACCGGAATGAACAAGCTGTGGATCCGGTTTTTCCTGCTGTCGGTCTATGCCACCATGTATGTGCGCGACCACAACCGGCCAGTGTTCCACAAGGCGCTGGGCGTACACCCCGCCGATTACGGGTATCAGGTGTTTTCGATCTGTACCGAGATCAGCCGGCAGGTGTTTCCGGTGGAGCTGGACACCGATGATCCCGCCTTTCGCCGGACGCTGGAGCAGCTTCGCCTTGCCTCTGTCGCGATCGAGACGGCCAAGGCGCGTGGCGGCGTGTCGGGATTGGCGGGACGCGCGGCCAACATGGCGCGGGCGGGCTTTGCCTTTGCCCGGCTGTACCTGATGAAACCGCGGACCAACGAACTGCCCCGTTCCATCCGGCTTCAGCCTGCATGGTGATTGCGGGCAGCCTGGCCCTGCCCTTTGCGGCGGTCATCCTGTTGTGGTTCGTCAGCACCGGCCTGGTGGCGATGATGAACCACCGGCTGCGCGCCACGATGCCGCGCGCGCTGATCATCGCCTGTGTCTGTGCCTTTGCCGGCCTCGGCCTCGTGATCGCCAGTGCCCATTCGACGGCGATCTGGGCATCCTATCTGTCGTTCCTGGGCGGCCTGCTGATCTGGAGCTGGCACGAGATCGCGTTCCTGACCGGCGCGGTCGCGGGCACGCATAGCGAGCCATGCCCCGATGGCGCGCGCGGCTGGCAACGGTTTTCACAGGCGACGCTGGCGCTGATCCATCACGAAGTGGCGCTGGCGATGACGGCGGGCCTGATGCTGTCGCTGGCCGCGGCGACCGCCAATCCGACCGGTGCCTATGCGTTCACGCTGTTGTTCGTGTTCCGCCTGTCATCGAAACTGAACATCTATTGGGGCGTGCCGAACCTGAGCGACGAGTTGTTGCCGCGCCATCTGGATTACCTGAAAAGCTATTTCGGACCGCGCCGGTTGCTGCCGATGCTGCCGCTGTCGATCCTGGCCATGCTCGGCCTGGCCGCGTGGCTTGCCTGGACGGCGATTGCCACCAGCGATCCCGGCACCGCGGTCCGATCCGCCCTGCTCTGCTGCCTCAGCCTGCTGGCGGCGCTGGAGCATCTGTTTCTCGCCATGCCCTTTCGCGACAGCGCGCTTTGGGCATGGGCGCTTGAGCGGCGCACCGCACACAAGAAGACGACGATTGAAGAGGGGAAGGCGTGATGGATTACGCAACATATTTCGGCGATCAGCTGGCCGCCGTCCGGCAGGAAGGGCGATATCGCGTCTTTGCCGAGATCGAGCGCCAGGCTGGCGCATTCCCCAAGGCGACCCGCCATGTCGACGGCCAGATCAGCGACATCACCGTTTGGTGTTCCAACGACTATCTGGGCATGGGCCAGCATCCCAAGGTACTAGACGCCATGCACCGCGTTCTGGACGAATGCGGCGCAGGTGCGGGCGGCACGCGCAACATTTCGGGTACCAATCACCACCATGTGCTGCTGGAGGCGGAACTCGCCGACCTGCATGCCAAGGAAGACGCGCTGCTCTTTACCTCCGGCTATGTTTCCAACTGGGCAGCGCTGGGCACGCTGGCGGGGATGCTGCCCAACTGCATGGTGCTGTCCGACGCGCTCAATCACGCATCGATGATCGAGGGGATTCGGCACAGCCGTGCCGACCGGATGATCTTTGAACACAACTCGCCCGAGGATCTGGACCGCAAGCTGTCCGACCTGGACCCCGACCGGGCCAAGCTGGTTGCGTTCGAAAGCGTCTATTCGATGGACGGCGACATCGCCCCGATCGCTGAGATCGTGGAGGTGTGCGAGAAGCACAACGCCCTGTCCTATATCGACGAGGTTCATGCCGTCGGCCTGTACGGCCCGCGCGGCGGCGGTGTGGCCGAACGCGAAGGATTGATGGACCGGATCACGGTCATCGAAGGAACGCTGGGCAAGGCCTATGGCGTGATGGGCGGATATATCGCCGCATCGCGCGACCTGTGCGATTTCGTGCGCACCTTTGCCAGCGGATTCATTTTCACCACCGCCCTGCCCCCCGCGGTTGCGGCGGGCGCGTGCGCCAGCATCCGGCACCTGAAGGACAGCGATGCCGAACGCGAGCGCCAGCAGGATCGCGTGGCCCGCGTACGCGGCGCCTTGGACCGGATGGGCATCCCCCACCTGCCCAACCCCAGCCACATCATCCCGGTAATGGTCGGCGATGCACGCAAGTGCAAACTGATCAGCGACTGGCTGATGGAACATCACGGCATCTATGTTCAGCCGATCAATTACCCCACCGTTCCGCGTGGGACGGAACGGCTGCGCATCACCCCGTCGCCCGTGCACAGCGATGCGGATATCGACCGGCTGCTGACCGCGCTCAGCGAAATCTGGTCGCATTGCGAACTGGCACGGCGCGAAATGGCCGCCTGATCCGGCGCGGCGGTACGCCAACCACATCCGCTTCCCGCAAAAGGCCGGAGCGAGGCAGCGATGCGCGTTAAATCGGGCATCGCTGCCAGGCACCTGGATGACCGATCGGGCTGACGCCCTGCCCGCTGTGCACAGGAATATCGGCGATCCACTAGGCTTGCTGCGCAAGCGTGTTCGGCTGGGCGTGGTCGCGCGTTAACGATCGCCCCGCTAATGCAGGTCCGGATGCACCGGTCCACACGTCACTAGGCAACATGCCTTCCCAGCAGCAGCGCACAAGAAAAAGGCCGGGATTTCCCCCGGCCTTTTGTCCTTTCGATCTGTCCGATCCGATCAGCTCGGATTTTCGAGATACGCGATCAGGTCGGCGCGCTTCTGCGCGTCGGCGATGCCGCCAAACGCCATCTTGGTGCCGGGCACCACGCGCTGCGGCTTTTCCAGATACTGGAACAGCTTTTCCTTGGTCCAGGTGATGCCGCTGTTCTTGTTGGCGTTCGAATAGTTGTAGCCCGCGACCGTGCCGGCGGCGCGGCCGACGATCTTGTGCAGCGACGGGCCGACCTTGTTCACGCCATCCTGCACGGCATGGCAGGTCTGGCACTGAGCGAACACGGTCTTGCCGGCCGCGGCCGTGCCGGTGAAGCTGGCGAACTGCGTGCCGTCGACGGTCGCGGTATCGGCCGCAGGGGGCGCACCGGCCGGAGCAGCCGCAGGCGCAGCAGCCGGGGCCGCAGCAGGTGCCGGGGCGGCGGGCGCTTCAGCAGCCGGGGCCGCCGCAGTTTCCGTCTTCTTGGGTTCCGATCCACCGCCGCCACACGCAGCAAGCAGGGTAGAAAGCACGATCACACTCGCAAAAGTTCCAGCTGCCTTCATGTCCACTCCAATCCAAAATCGCCGCAATGGCCTCAGAGAAACGGTCCCCTCCAGCCACGCTTGTAACGGAGATGAACTGGAAATGAAAGCGCAGACCATTGGTTCCGTGGCGATTATTGCGGCCGTTCCATTCCCCGGCAATCCGTCCTTTTTCAGCGTCGAGCCGTTGGCGTCGCCAACGCCGTTTTGCCCC of the Sphingomonas sp. BGYR3 genome contains:
- the hemA gene encoding 5-aminolevulinate synthase produces the protein MDYATYFGDQLAAVRQEGRYRVFAEIERQAGAFPKATRHVDGQISDITVWCSNDYLGMGQHPKVLDAMHRVLDECGAGAGGTRNISGTNHHHVLLEAELADLHAKEDALLFTSGYVSNWAALGTLAGMLPNCMVLSDALNHASMIEGIRHSRADRMIFEHNSPEDLDRKLSDLDPDRAKLVAFESVYSMDGDIAPIAEIVEVCEKHNALSYIDEVHAVGLYGPRGGGVAEREGLMDRITVIEGTLGKAYGVMGGYIAASRDLCDFVRTFASGFIFTTALPPAVAAGACASIRHLKDSDAERERQQDRVARVRGALDRMGIPHLPNPSHIIPVMVGDARKCKLISDWLMEHHGIYVQPINYPTVPRGTERLRITPSPVHSDADIDRLLTALSEIWSHCELARREMAA
- a CDS encoding cytochrome c family protein — its product is MRTICIRLLRAICRVNAFENDFQHCRKGQNGVGDANGSTLKKDGLPGNGTAAIIATEPMVCAFISSSSPLQAWLEGTVSLRPLRRFWIGVDMKAAGTFASVIVLSTLLAACGGGGSEPKKTETAAAPAAEAPAAPAPAAAPAAAPAAAPAGAPPAADTATVDGTQFASFTGTAAAGKTVFAQCQTCHAVQDGVNKVGPSLHKIVGRAAGTVAGYNYSNANKNSGITWTKEKLFQYLEKPQRVVPGTKMAFGGIADAQKRADLIAYLENPS